TAAGAAAGTAGGGAGGTATTCCTCCTCCGCTCCTTCTCACAGCCTTTCAAACTCTGAAAAAAATGACTCAGCGAAACTAGAGAACTGAGTAAACAGGTAAAGAAGTACAGCAGGCTTTAACTATCAATGAGTTTCTTTGCTCTTGTATTGGCAATGTCAATACGATTCTTGTTGGTGTCAGCCTTTTCTGTGATCTTCTGTATTTGCTGGTTTTGCGCATCAATCTCGTTGCCCATGTCCAGAGCCATGTTCTTTAGGTTGCCTAGGATGCTGCCCACCTGAGTCAGGTTCTCCTCCATCTCATCTTCTCTGGCATCATTAGTTATACGTTTAATGTATCCACCACTGGCTGCTCCTGTAGTTTGCTGAGGCTGACCGTTTGTTATCCGGCTTGGTTGCTTAGATACTACATTGCTAGGTGAGTTGTCGCCACCATCGCCCCATGTTGCCTTATAGTTCTTTCCAGACTCAAAGTTCTTTGTCCTATTACAAGGGCAGACGCAGAGGCCACAACACTTGTTGAGTTCTGTTAAagtcttctctgcctctctcatgtctttatttatttggtcCATGCCTTCTTCTATGCGATTTAGTTGTTCCCCTTGCTCATCCAGCATAGTGATGGTCTTGATTCCTGCATCCTGAGACTCTATGGCTAAACCCAGGATTCTCCTTGTGCTTTCCAGAGACTCGTCAGTAACCTGGTGAGCACGCAGCTGGACTTCTTCTGCTGATAGGTTATCCATGGTGCATCAAACTGGACACAGGGATATGGATACTCCGGCTGCTCCGGCCACTCCTCTCCAGCCCCGGCAGTTCTCGGACTCTACAAGACCGGACAGGGTGCGCGTTCGCGCGTGCGCATGCGCCCGGAGGACCTGTGCGCCTGCCCTCTTTATACTTTCTAGTTTCTACTCTTCCTTCAGGTTATCTACTCACATCTGAAGCTTTGGAGCCAAGaaccacagatgagagagagcatggagtgtttgtctttctgggtctaggttaacTAACTCAATATAATAATCTTTTCTTGGACCAGCCATTTACTGCAAATTTAATAATGTTAGTTTTCTTTACAGCTGTATTAAGTATCCATCATGTATAGATACCTCATTGCTGTTACCCATGAAGCAGTTGAAGGACATATAAGTTGTTGCCGTtttctagctattgtgaatatgGTGGCAATGAACAATGATGAGCAAGTATATGTGAAGTAAAATGCCAAAGCATTGGATAAATGAAAAGTCAGGGTACAGCTGAGTTACATGATACAATTTCTGTTAGCTTTTCTTTGAGGACTCTCCCCACTGATCTCTGGAGTGTCTGcagcagtttgcaatcccactaaatgTGAATGAGGGTTTCTTTTTCCCCCAACAGCCACAACAGCATTTATTGTCAGTCATGTAGATCAGAATGGGGTAAGATGAAAAGTTAAAGTTATTTTTCACTTGCCTTTCCCAAATTATTGATTTGGATGGATTTAAAGTGGATGCATTTTGAGCTGTTTATTAGTcatttctaaatttcttttattgataACTCTTTGTTTCTAGCCTTAGcccatttttttcaaattaacttttatttgaaattattcttCTCCACATTCATTTTTGGATCCTATACAATAACCCATGTAACCAATGTTCCTATACCAAAATTTCTAAAAGCAAGTTATATAATTGTTCTAAGTAATAAATAAAGGTTGTCCTTCAGTGATTAAGGACATACTTAAGTTTCTATTAattaggctgggcatggtggcacatgcctttaatcctagcacttgggaggcagaggcagtcgaatttctgagtttgaggccattctggtccacagagtgagttccaggacaaccagggctacacagagaaatcttgtctcaaaaaagaaaaaaaccaaaaaagtttctataaatttaaaacaaaattcatacTTCAAGTTTATAAGGTTtaacatgtaaattaaaatacatgTCTTATAGGAATTACAAGCTTTTAATTTCTAAAAGGTGATCTGATTTTTAGGTTCAAAGTTATATTCTTCAAAAGAAATGTCTCACATTTTCTCCTAGAGCTTCAAACACTCAACTATTCAACTCCTCCATACCACTCCAGACAAACCTGACATGACTGACCTCCTTAAAGTGTTGTCTTCCCCCAAAGATTAAAAGGTAGCTTATCATACCACAGATTCTAATGCCTACAACAATATCCATCAGAAAAAGCTTTCAAAGGATGTTTTCTGTCCTCATAGTAAGAGGTGAATCCTCTGGAAAGGCAAAGAAGAAGCACAAAGCATCACACGGGGCTCCCTTTCACTCAAGATGTTCAATTACTGTAAGGATAGTAACAGCTTTAGAGTATGAGAGTGGAAAGCATCACCCCATCTGGCTACGCAGAGATTAAATAAgccagtttggttttgtttgtgctttttaaaGGACTAGGAAGCATTGGAAGCTTGGAAATCcaaaatcaaagagaaataagAGCAAAGTCCTTGTGCAGTCACTCCGGTATCAATAGCGGCTTGGGCGGCTATAGGATCTTGATCATGACCTGTAGTGACTGTAGAAGACGGCGACCTTCTGTATTAGGTAATCATAATCTTCATATGTGTCATAGCCTTGATCATATCCTGTATCGTATTTAGAATCTCGTCGTCTGCCACCACAACCACTGCCGCCAcgacctcctcctcttcctcaggcaCCTCCACCACTGCTATGAGTTGGTTCTGCCCATGTAAATGCCAGGTGTAGTGTGCTCTCTTGGTGATAGAATAATCCACACGAATTCTTCTACCATCCAGCTCTATCCCATTTGCTTTCTCCATAGCCTCTTTAGAGTCATCTATCTTCTCAAAATACACAAAAGCAAATTCATGTGACCTCCCAGTCCACTGATCATAAACCACATTAACACTATTCAGTGGTCCATATCAAGAAAACACACTTcacaaagatctctctctctctctctctctctctctctctctctctctctctctctctctctctctctctctctcttctttNNNNNNNNNNNNNNNNNNNNNNNNNNNNNNNNtctctctctctctctctctctctcgttgatCTTGAAAAGGACTTTGATTTTGATCGAAAATGGGATTCAAAATGTTTGAAAACTCTTGATGGACTACGAGATCCTGACCCACTCTGATTTTAAACGAGCAAGAGTTCCTGTTGGGGATTTTGACTGAGAGTGAGATTCCCTGCCCTCCAAGTTGTTCTCCTGGACATCTCTCACGTCAGCCAGGCGCTCCTGAGAACTAAATAAGAGATATGTCTCCGCTCCAGGGCTGATGGCCTAGTCACCTTGCTGGGTGAACTATGGGGAGGAAGAAGGCGACAGCTACAACGGTCGGGGAGTTCCTCTCCCACTGGCTCgcacattcaggcaaaatgtcCTTagctcatttttaattgggtcatttgtttCTTCCCCTCTGTCACtgtttagttctttgtatattctgaatAGTAATCCTCTATCAGAGGTGTATCTAGCAAAAATTCCCACTTTGTAAGTTACTTCTTCTCAGTTGAC
Above is a genomic segment from Mus pahari chromosome 7, PAHARI_EIJ_v1.1, whole genome shotgun sequence containing:
- the LOC110324798 gene encoding synaptosomal-associated protein 23; amino-acid sequence: MDNLSAEEVQLRAHQVTDESLESTRRILGLAIESQDAGIKTITMLDEQGEQLNRIEEGMDQINKDMREAEKTLTELNKCCGLCVCPCNRTKNFESGKNYKATWGDGGDNSPSNVVSKQPSRITNGQPQQTTGAASGGYIKRITNDAREDEMEENLTQVGSILGNLKNMALDMGNEIDAQNQQIQKITEKADTNKNRIDIANTRAKKLIDS